From a region of the Gossypium raimondii isolate GPD5lz chromosome 10, ASM2569854v1, whole genome shotgun sequence genome:
- the LOC105777092 gene encoding U-box domain-containing protein 26 has translation MKEAQMTIPHLFRCPISLDLFSDPVTLSTGQTYDRSSIEKWFAFGNLTCPVTMQKLHDPSLVPNHNLRHLIEQWRQMGHHFHPEYSTTIDPSLYLKRNLESPHSTLQDKLQTLEKIRVLMDKTPSKTPFLLQIGFLPLLSQLLFGKLDPQFSGKYADFEEKLLSCILKLIPFGEFQCLNMLKEASKLESFLVLFENGSGMMKQNLCRLVGAISSSPETRELCAMIGRNHRFLQGIDHLIQQNFETSEAGIEAISALCCLESNRESLVREGLINGLITYILNTETKERSSSGTAMRTLEELVGSERSGKEALIKDPRGVKAVVKMVFRVSDHGGSESALNSLIMVCYESLEAREKAIGAGVLTQLLLLLQSQCSCRIKSKARTLLKLLRSKWDEEQ, from the coding sequence ATGAAAGAAGCTCAAATGACAATCCCTCACTTATTTAGATGCCCAATCAGTTTGGATTTGTTCTCAGATCCTGTCACTCTCTCTACAGGCCAAACTTACGACCGATCAAGCATCGAAAAGTGGTTTGCTTTTGGTAATCTCACTTGCCCCGTTACAATGCAAAAGCTCCACGATCCATCCCTTGTTCCCAATCATAATCTTCGCCATTTGATTGAACAATGGCGTCAAATGGGTCATCACTTCCACCCTGAGTACTCCACGACCATCGACCCTTCACTCTACCTGAAGCGCAATCTTGAATCTCCCCATTCCACCTTACAAGACAAGCTTCAAACGCTGGAAAAAATCCGAGTTCTAATGGATAAAACTCCGTCTAAAACTCCCTTTCTGCTTCAAATAGGTTTCTTGCCTTTACTTTCACAACTACTTTTCGGAAAATTAGACCCTCAATTCTCCGGAAAGTATGCGGACTTTGAGGAGAAGTTGCTTTCCTGTATTCTGAAGTTGATCCCCTTCGGCGAATTCCAGTGTCTGAATATGCTTAAAGAAGCGTCCAAGTTGGAATCTTTCCTAGTTTTGTTTGAAAATGGGAGTGGCATGATGAAGCAAAATTTGTGTCGTCTTGTTGGGGCAATCTCATCATCCCCGGAAACCAGGGAACTTTGCGCAATGATAGGAAGAAACCACCGGTTTTTACAAGGAATTGATCATCTTATTCAGCAGAATTTCGAGACATCGGAGGCCGGAATCGAGGCCATTTCAGCATTGTGTTGCTTGGAATCAAACAGGGAAAGTTTGGTCCGAGAAGGCCTAATCAATGGCCTGATAACGTATATTTTGAACACGGAAACAAAGGAGAGAAGCTCCTCGGGAACAGCAATGAGAACACTGGAAGAACTTGTGGGGAGTGAGAGGTCAGGAAAAGAGGCCCTGATAAAGGATCCCAGAGGGGTTAAAGCAGTGGTTAAGATGGTTTTCAGGGTGTCGGATCATGGAGGGAGTGAAAGCGCTTTGAACTCATTGATAATGGTGTGTTATGAATCGTTGGAAGCAAGGGAAAAGGCAATAGGTGCTGGAGTGTTGACGCAGTTGCTGTTGCTGCTACAGAGCCAGTGTAGTTGTAGGATAAAATCAAAGGCAAGAACATTGCTCAAACTGTTGAGGTCCAAGTGGGACGAGGAGCAATAA